In Lycium ferocissimum isolate CSIRO_LF1 chromosome 3, AGI_CSIRO_Lferr_CH_V1, whole genome shotgun sequence, the genomic window CTCAGTGACGGTCCAGACAACAAATAAAAAACTGAGAATTCCCACCAATATACCATCCCTGATCTATTCCCTTCCACAGATTCTTTGATAATAAGCTCTTTGACCTATGCCCCGTTGTTTATGACTCCTCGTTGTTAGATGTAAAATGCTTTATAAGATGAAGCACGTTCTCGATCATTTCAGCTGGAACATTGATGGTAAATGTTATTGGCAAAAGCATGTAATAGTATCGTTGGTTGGAGGCGGAAGTGACAAAAGAGAGTAATGGAAGGTATGACCAATTTGAGTTGCAGGGTAAAGTCAAGTGGAGTTACAGCTCATTAAGCCACAAGGTGTTATTCTTTTAATACAAAACAATTTCAACACCAACCCTTCGAATAGGAAAGTATTGTTACGGCTTAATGAAAGATCTATGACCTTTAACCACCTAGCCAATAACTTTCTTAATAACTAGGACAGCCACAAGATGTCTCGGTAGATATCGTGTGCTCAACCTCAATGAAGCAACATGATTACCAAGCACAAGAATTATAAAAACCCTCCGCCAATGAACAAAGATCATTTTGGCATATCTTTAATGTTGTCCATATTGACAGAGATGAGAACTGAGCAAGACCAATTTCTTTCAGTTCTAATTCTGATCATCTCGATATGCCAATAGCTCCTAGAACAGACTGTGCATCTAGCTTATATGGACACCATGTCCAAAAAGTTAATCAAGAAAACCAAACTATAGCATACATACTAAGAGAGATTAAAATATGACTTCAGAAATTCAGAGTAAACAAATAGGACACAGATGCCATATCGTTCATAGCTAGGTGGAATATTTGGCATCCTAACACTTATATAAGTGGACAAAATTTGGTCAGTCTGGAgtgatgaaaaatcatgaagcaAACAACAGAACATGGAACAAAATGGCGCATAACAGGACAGATAGCAAGCACATTATCATCCAACTGAATCTACATAACCACAGCTACACTAAATTTCTCAATGGAAAACAACGAACTTTACAATTTCACATTCAAGCACACAAACTTCCAGAGGGAGGAAAGTAGAGAAAAAAGACCAACAAGGGAAAATCATGACAAAGCACTATATCAACGAAAATGAGGTTTACATAACAATTACAATGAAAGAACTTCCAATATCCAAAAATGAAACCGCACTTCCATGATTATAGTGCTATTACTACAACCCAAAGTATtgtttaataaaaatgaaaaagtaaaaggAACAGTGAATGATATTTCATCCCAGCTAACCTAACTTATAACTTCAGTGAACTCACAGTGTTAGGCTGCTTGCGAACCGCATAAAATGACAGGGCTCCTCAACTTCACAGCTCAAACTCCTCGTCCCGAAGAGCCAACTCAGCAGCCTCTTCTTCCTCCTCGTCAAGAACAAAGTACTCGTTCTTCTCCTCTGGCCTAAACATGTAAAACATCACAATGTAGAACGCTAAACTAGCGATCTCCTCAGCAGCATATGCCACCCATTGGTACCTATAAGCAGCAATCGTCCTCAACGCAAACACAACAATCCTCGTAAAGTACAAGTACCCGATCACCACAATATAAAACTGCCTAAACAAAGTCAATTTCGACAAATTCCTCGCAGCCTTCCCATCAGTCTTCGACGTCTCCCTCAACGACCTAATCGACCAAACAATCGGAAAGATAATAGCACAACAACAAATGATATCAACAATCAAAAACACCTGATTCCAAGTAACCCAATCCCTAATAAACGGACCCGTTTCACCAATCACAATCGACGCCAAGTTAGCCAAAACCTGAAGTGGGATCACAATCATCAAAACCTTCTTCTCCCTCTCTTGCAAAAATGGCTTCAAAAACGACCACCCAGTACCAATCAAAACAATAACCGTAAACAACAAAACAACACGAATCGActgaaaaaagtaaaacaaaacaTCCCAACCATGAGCAGTACCAGTAACCTTAACATAATGTTTATCCTCAGCCGCGAAAATCATATTCAAAGCCTTCATTACAACTAACGCAGCCATAAGCATATGAATCCGATGAACAGATTTCTTGTTTTTCAAACATACAGACAACCATAACCCTAAAAACCCAACATAAACGAacgaaaatataaaatataatgagGGGAGCTGCGTTAAACCAGCAGataaataatctttaacttgaTTATCAAGATTATATAATTCCGTACGTACATCCATTGATACTTTAGATTCAGGTGCACAATTagcgaaaaaaagtgaatattcATTAGGTGAAGTAACAGGATAAGATCGATTAAATGAAGAATGTGGGGGTGGTGAAAGATCACGGAAAGTGAAGAGTAAATTAATGAATTTCGAATCAAGAACACAAAATGTAGGGTTTTGTTGTAATTCTAAAAGGACTTGAATTAAGGCTTCTTCGGATAATAGAAAAAACCCGAGACGTGACGGGTCGGGTGTAGCTAATGTGGATATAACGGAAACTGATGAAACGGTTATTGAGGCTTGACCCGTATGTGTAAACCCGAAACGCTCGAATAGGATCATGGCACGTGGATCCGATGAGATTTTGAGCTTTTTTATCTCGCCGGTGGTGAAGGAAACGAGACAGAGAAGGAGGAGAAGGAAAGGGAGGAGGGGTAGTTTTGTCATTTCGGGAATGGGAATGGAAACGCCGGCGGCGGCGCGTGGTGGGTTAACGGTGGTTTGTGGAGGAGGACGGCAACGCCGGCGAGATGTGAGGGGAGTTTTTGGGAGTAGTAGCAATTAAGGTGGgattaaaatgaaatgaatagaACGGGTAGATATAAGGAAATGACGGAATTAGCCTTGCAGGCGTTTAGATCTGGATCTCGTTTGGAGAAAAAAGGTAAACAATAGGCTTGATTCTGAAGTTATCGAGTAAATTTATAGTGgcattttatgaaaatgatatttACGTTATATAGCAGGAAATGAGATCTCTCgccttttataatttaaatagaagaaaataatttttttctcatctcttatatattttttttcagatcttttatatgtaaaaaatgaaaatttctgATAAAAGAGTCATAATTCTAAAAATAATTTGTAAAGgcctaaaaaataatttctccctTATTCTTagcctcttacaatttgaataaagaaaatgactctTTCAAGtttcttatgtgtttttttcaGATATCTTGTGTATAAAAAATGACGATCTCTTGTAAAAGAGtcatgaaactaaaaaaaaatgataaaggtTCAAATAACCATTTCTCCCGATGTCAGTGTTATTAAGCGTAAAATGAGATTATTAAGATTTAgaatttaataaatataaaatgagacattcttttttttttctctcgaaaaagggcaaaatatgCCCATAACGTATGGAAATGGCTAAAATTAGCCCTTATTTCACCTATTGGCCCTTAATTGTCCTTGATGTGAAAATTTCAAGTTAAAAATGACTCTATTTTCTCTTATTGGACCCCAATTTCCCTCGACATTaatttttgagttaaaaataaAGGGTGTACATTTTACCAAATAGTATATAGAAATTtcattataaataaaaataaaaataaaaaaaactactcCACACGATTGGTAGTATTAGAGTATTCTATAGACCGgaaaaataatataagaaaaagaaatgaaatgtaAGTGATTGGGAATTAATTTATACATTTGTTTAATCTCAGTATGGTTTCATATTCAATGAGTTTTCTTTAACGAATCGTTGAGTCTCATTGGGATTTTGGAAAAACGTCCAAAACTAAGACAACTTGCAGTTAATTATGGACAATTGGACATTGTACTAGAAGGTTAAATCCAGCTCAAGTTGGTACAGGTTTATGTTTTTCTTTCAACACCAAcaatatttttctattatatataagtgtcaaaGAAGGATCAACACAGCAtcaaatacttgtatcaaaagcTTTACAAGTTGCACACGCAATTAATGCTTTTAtcataagctatataacttgtacactttacccaactattttttaattccacgtgaatatatatcatagtacttaatatttatttccttctcatgtatagacgtatgcacttcaattttaatttcccgacacatttatttcctccgtgtacttttacttgttcgctttggacttttcacgttcttgctgaatattttattctcttctcatgtatagacgtatgcagttcaattttaattctcctgcacaaatttatttcctctgtgcatttttacttgttcacttttaccttttcacgttctttaagaattaataaatctcacTTGGATATATGTCacagtactgaatatttattctcttctcatgtatacacgcatgcacttcaattttaattctcacatatttattttctcggTGCTCTTTACTTGCTCACTTtagacttttcacgttattactgaatatttattctcttctcatgtatacatgtatgcacttcaattttaattctccgacacatatttatttccttcgtgcacttttacttgttcccttttgacttttcacgttatttaagaattaataaatgaagtactccctccgtctcatattacttgacttttcacgttctttaagaattaataaatgaagtactcctttcgtcccatattacttggtcacattattactcctgacttttcacgttctttaagaattaataaatgaagtactcccttcgtcccatattacttggctacattactaaaaatatatgtctatttttctattatatatttttcttcttcttaaataTAAACGCCTAAGATGGACGAACACAataacaataagttgtacaaaaagcagctgaaattgtactctaagcagggactaacatgtgtacatttcagaagttgaatattattctacctcttgtggtctactttttaagtccccgcTAGTCCGCAGTAtcttaattgtcctttcatttccttcatttggcatatgctccctctgtctcaatttaagtgtctacgtttgactagacatggagtttaagaaataaagatagactttcaaatcttgtggttctaaattaaaaatgtgtataatataataaaatatcctttaaatcttatg contains:
- the LOC132049539 gene encoding protein CANDIDATE G-PROTEIN COUPLED RECEPTOR 7-like yields the protein MTKLPLLPFLLLLLCLVSFTTGEIKKLKISSDPRAMILFERFGFTHTGQASITVSSVSVISTLATPDPSRLGFFLLSEEALIQVLLELQQNPTFCVLDSKFINLLFTFRDLSPPPHSSFNRSYPVTSPNEYSLFFANCAPESKVSMDVRTELYNLDNQVKDYLSAGLTQLPSLYFIFSFVYVGFLGLWLSVCLKNKKSVHRIHMLMAALVVMKALNMIFAAEDKHYVKVTGTAHGWDVLFYFFQSIRVVLLFTVIVLIGTGWSFLKPFLQEREKKVLMIVIPLQVLANLASIVIGETGPFIRDWVTWNQVFLIVDIICCCAIIFPIVWSIRSLRETSKTDGKAARNLSKLTLFRQFYIVVIGYLYFTRIVVFALRTIAAYRYQWVAYAAEEIASLAFYIVMFYMFRPEEKNEYFVLDEEEEEAAELALRDEEFEL